One stretch of Micromonospora cremea DNA includes these proteins:
- a CDS encoding GolD/DthD family dehydrogenase, with amino-acid sequence MTRVDLNFGLDGKVAVITGGASGIGAAIAEAYAAKGASVVVLDLAVPSDDERVAKLGASSAAFKCDVTDEASVADVVAQIAERYGQIDILVNSAGVALLAPAEELSLSSWNTTLAVNLTGAFLLSQAVGRVMLGQGRGKVINLASQAASVALLEHAAYCASKFGLVGLTKVLASEWAGRGVTANTISPTVVLTDLGRKAWAGPKGDAHKAEIPTGRFAFPEEIAATAVFLASDAADMINGADLVVDGGFTIR; translated from the coding sequence GTGACCAGGGTTGATCTGAATTTCGGCCTCGATGGCAAGGTCGCGGTCATCACCGGCGGCGCCTCCGGCATCGGCGCGGCCATTGCCGAGGCGTACGCCGCCAAGGGCGCGTCCGTTGTCGTTCTCGATCTCGCCGTTCCGTCCGACGACGAGCGCGTCGCCAAGCTGGGCGCCAGTAGCGCGGCCTTCAAGTGCGACGTCACCGACGAGGCGTCGGTCGCGGACGTGGTGGCCCAGATCGCGGAGCGGTACGGGCAAATCGACATCTTGGTGAACAGCGCCGGCGTGGCACTGCTGGCGCCGGCTGAGGAGCTGAGCCTGTCCTCGTGGAACACGACGCTCGCCGTCAACCTCACCGGTGCGTTCCTGCTCTCCCAGGCCGTTGGCCGGGTCATGCTCGGGCAGGGGCGCGGCAAGGTGATCAACCTGGCCTCGCAGGCCGCCAGTGTCGCGCTGCTGGAGCACGCCGCCTACTGCGCGTCCAAGTTCGGGCTGGTCGGCCTCACCAAGGTGCTCGCGTCGGAGTGGGCCGGCCGGGGCGTCACCGCCAACACCATCAGCCCGACCGTGGTGCTCACCGACCTCGGCCGCAAGGCCTGGGCGGGGCCCAAGGGCGACGCGCACAAGGCCGAGATTCCCACCGGACGGTTCGCCTTCCCGGAGGAGATCGCCGCGACGGCCGTATTCCTCGCCTCCGACGCCGCCGACATGATCAACGGTGCCGACCTGGTGGTGGACGGCGGTTTCACGATCCGCTGA
- a CDS encoding DUF3024 domain-containing protein, with product MRYTKSNGTWALYYRDRNLRFHRYDLAPPTTNINYLLNELDQDPTGIFWG from the coding sequence ATGAGGTACACCAAGAGCAACGGCACGTGGGCCCTGTACTACCGAGACCGCAACCTGCGCTTCCACCGATACGACCTCGCCCCGCCCACCACGAACATCAACTACCTGCTCAACGAACTTGACCAGGACCCTACGGGCATCTTCTGGGGTTGA
- a CDS encoding UPF0158 family protein — MLDFSRFDLEEIATALADQTDYEHRWLINPQTGAIVFWTADDGVDGRTPVDLDDLDLVCIEPLPSYVWYQDMADFAERISDEAAGRGLARAIQGKGAFRRFKDELHEEYPHLLPVWHTFRDARAQRRAVEWLADNSLIDDETATRFVTEHPDPDLP, encoded by the coding sequence ATGCTTGATTTCAGCAGGTTTGACCTGGAGGAGATCGCCACCGCGCTGGCGGACCAGACTGACTACGAGCACCGATGGCTGATCAACCCGCAGACGGGCGCGATTGTGTTCTGGACGGCGGACGATGGCGTCGATGGGCGGACGCCGGTTGACCTCGACGATTTGGATCTGGTGTGTATCGAGCCGCTGCCGTCCTACGTCTGGTACCAGGACATGGCCGACTTCGCCGAGAGGATCAGCGACGAGGCAGCCGGGCGGGGACTGGCGCGAGCCATCCAGGGCAAGGGCGCCTTCCGCCGGTTCAAGGACGAGCTGCACGAGGAGTATCCGCACCTGCTGCCGGTGTGGCACACCTTCCGCGACGCCCGCGCCCAGCGTCGGGCAGTTGAGTGGCTCGCCGACAACTCGCTCATCGACGACGAAACGGCCACGCGATTCGTGACCGAGCACCCGGACCCCGATCTGCCCTGA